A single genomic interval of Odontesthes bonariensis isolate fOdoBon6 chromosome 3, fOdoBon6.hap1, whole genome shotgun sequence harbors:
- the nat8l2 gene encoding N-acetyltransferase 8-like 2, giving the protein MQLVIRRYRPSDKDTVLSLFSIGIREHIGPCFQNAMTSPLYLTITLCLFVVGYLVGSVLAAVLLPAAWVGLIYYCCHELYTGYVRERLQTDMQDIVGNYLRRPDDCFWVAEAEVDGRTQIFGMVAVIAKQSGKEKYGEMFRMIVSQQSRRMGLGHKMTQTVIDFCKERGFSKVVLETSSTQMAAVALYYKLGFSLALLHKETHAPFWLVLLTKVTILRMEKHL; this is encoded by the coding sequence ATGCAGCTGGTGATCCGCCGGTACCGTCCCTCAGACAAGGACACAGTGCTGAGCCTGTTCAGCATCGGCATCCGGGAGCACATCGGTCCTTGCTTTCAGAACGCCATGACCAGCCCTCTGTACCTCACCATCAcgctgtgtctctttgttgttggcTACCTCGTCGGCTCTGTGTTGGCAGCTGTGCTGTTACCAGCCGCCTGGGTGGGCCTCATCTACTACTGCTGTCACGAGCTATATACCGGCTACGTGAGGGAGAGACTCCAAACAGACATGCAGGACATCGTTGGGAACTATCTGAGGAGACCTGACGACTGTTTCTGGGTGGCTGAGGCTGAGGTTGATGGGAGGACGCAGATTTTCGGTATGGTGGCTGTAATTGCCAAACAGAGTGGGAAAGAAAAGTACGGGGAGATGTTCAGGATGATCGTCTCACAGCAGAGCAGACGGATGGGCCTGGGCCACAAGATGACTCAGACTGTGATTGACTTCTGTAAGGAACGAGGCTTCTCTAAGGTGGTGCTGGAGACGAGCTCCACCCAGATGGCTGCAGTGGCCCTGTACTACAAACTGGGGTTCAGTCTCGCCCTCttacacaaagaaacacacGCTCCCTTTTGGCTCGTTTTGCTGACCAAAGTCACAATTTTAAGGATGGAAAAACACTTGTAA